A stretch of the Anaerolineae bacterium genome encodes the following:
- a CDS encoding Gfo/Idh/MocA family oxidoreductase has product MKALRVGLVDLDTSHPENWVPILRELGHQLVGVFDGGTVWPEGHAARFAERFSIPRVHGSPEQMVDDVDLAIIHSVNWDVHVSRAQPFVQAGKAVLIDKPIVGNLRDAYTLLDWERQGARISGGSSARFARQARDYLSQDVEERGEPHVAFLANGVDEFNYAIHAYAGLVAIMGPGVHGVRTLGTASEQMQVEVRWPDGRRGLLSVGRTERHLPCAALVVSNRSISQFTVGGTGGYNSLLEALLPYYAGEAPAPFSVRDLLEPELTAMAARESLRSGGHYVPLTDLRLDDPGYDGASFAAAYRLDRLARAARAAEPSERQPGR; this is encoded by the coding sequence ATGAAAGCACTGCGCGTGGGTCTCGTAGACCTCGATACCTCGCACCCGGAGAACTGGGTGCCCATCTTGCGTGAGCTGGGACACCAACTCGTCGGTGTCTTCGACGGAGGAACGGTCTGGCCTGAAGGCCACGCTGCCAGGTTCGCGGAGCGCTTCTCCATACCCAGGGTCCATGGTTCGCCAGAGCAGATGGTCGATGACGTGGACCTAGCCATCATCCACAGCGTCAACTGGGACGTGCATGTGTCGCGGGCTCAACCCTTCGTCCAGGCAGGCAAGGCCGTCCTCATCGACAAGCCCATCGTAGGTAACCTCCGGGATGCGTACACGCTGCTTGATTGGGAGCGCCAGGGCGCCCGGATCAGCGGTGGATCCTCCGCCCGCTTCGCCCGCCAGGCACGCGACTATCTGTCCCAAGACGTCGAAGAGCGAGGCGAGCCCCATGTGGCCTTCCTGGCCAACGGAGTGGATGAGTTCAACTATGCCATTCACGCCTATGCCGGCCTCGTCGCTATCATGGGCCCGGGCGTGCACGGGGTGCGGACCCTTGGCACGGCGAGCGAGCAGATGCAGGTGGAGGTGCGCTGGCCCGATGGCCGGCGTGGGCTGCTCTCCGTAGGACGCACCGAGCGTCACCTGCCCTGCGCCGCCCTCGTCGTCAGCAACCGATCAATCAGCCAGTTCACCGTGGGCGGCACCGGTGGCTACAACTCACTGCTCGAGGCTCTGCTGCCCTACTATGCCGGCGAGGCACCAGCGCCCTTCTCGGTCAGGGACCTCCTCGAGCCGGAACTGACGGCCATGGCGGCCCGGGAGTCGCTCCGTAGCGGCGGCCACTACGTGCCACTGACTGACCTGCGTCTGGACGATCCGGGCTACGACGGGGCGTCCTTCGCCGCCGCGTATCGTCTCGACCGGCTGGCCCGGGCTGCACGCGCGGCCGAACCATCGGAGAGACAGCCCGGACGTTGA
- a CDS encoding zinc-binding alcohol dehydrogenase → MKQVFRNNRGQVYVKEAPMPRLEGSGAIVQTICSVFGEGSELGGVRQMRRAIEAGQAPEEPLQERPMSYQSCGRIVELSHDLKDLYSVGDVVACAGAGFGHHAEYGYVPKNAMARVPEGVTPAEAATCNVGLTALHCIRRAGLGPGETMAVIGLGVLGQILTQLVYSCGGRAIGTDLYPLRRQKAAALGAELVVDANTGDLAAEVAALTGGLGADYVAVCVGGRNKAVNHLAVRTVRYSGVVLMIGGAVNVDFSDAPPDASPHIKEIDLRWVYGRGPGSREGDWYAQGLHYPRRFVRWDAQNNLEALLHLQATGRLRVEPLLTHRFPVDQAREAADLLIDRPDQALGVVLEYGADE, encoded by the coding sequence ATGAAGCAGGTGTTCCGCAACAACCGCGGTCAAGTCTACGTCAAAGAGGCCCCCATGCCCCGGCTCGAGGGCAGCGGAGCCATCGTGCAGACGATCTGTTCCGTGTTCGGCGAGGGTTCCGAGCTGGGCGGGGTACGCCAGATGAGGCGGGCCATCGAGGCCGGCCAGGCACCGGAGGAACCCCTCCAGGAACGTCCCATGTCCTACCAGTCCTGCGGCCGCATTGTAGAACTGTCCCACGACCTGAAGGACCTGTACTCCGTGGGAGACGTGGTCGCCTGCGCTGGAGCTGGATTTGGGCACCACGCCGAGTACGGCTACGTCCCCAAGAATGCTATGGCCCGGGTGCCGGAAGGCGTCACGCCGGCGGAGGCCGCCACCTGCAACGTGGGTCTCACCGCTCTCCACTGCATCCGCCGAGCCGGGCTGGGGCCCGGCGAGACTATGGCGGTGATCGGGCTGGGAGTCCTGGGCCAGATCCTGACCCAGCTCGTCTACTCCTGCGGCGGACGAGCGATTGGCACCGACCTGTACCCCCTGCGGCGGCAGAAAGCCGCCGCCCTGGGTGCCGAGCTGGTGGTAGACGCCAACACAGGCGACCTGGCGGCAGAGGTGGCCGCTCTCACGGGCGGGCTGGGGGCCGACTACGTGGCCGTCTGCGTGGGCGGGCGCAACAAGGCGGTGAACCACCTGGCCGTGAGGACGGTGCGCTACAGCGGAGTGGTGCTCATGATCGGAGGCGCCGTGAACGTGGACTTCTCCGACGCCCCGCCCGATGCCAGCCCCCACATCAAGGAGATAGACCTACGCTGGGTGTACGGCCGGGGCCCGGGCAGTCGAGAGGGCGATTGGTACGCCCAGGGCTTGCACTACCCCCGTCGCTTCGTCCGCTGGGACGCCCAGAACAACCTGGAGGCTCTACTGCACCTGCAGGCCACCGGTAGGCTGAGGGTGGAGCCGCTGCTGACCCACCGCTTCCCGGTGGACCAGGCGAGGGAAGCGGCCGACCTGCTCATTGACCGTCCGGATCAGGCATTGGGCGTCGTGCTGGAATACGGCGCCGACGAGTAG